TTAGGTACAGCGCTGGCCAAATTCCTTCTTTGCCGAACATGGGCTGTTCTCACTCCTTGCAGCCCATGCGTCGGTCTGTCAATCCTCTAGGAGGTGGACCACCGACTGGAGAGCCGTATGCGGGAGATCCGCACCTTTTTCGTTGGCTATTTAAATCGATGATTTTGGAGGATTTTGGAGGTTTAAGCCTAATTTTTAAGATGGGCTAGAGGGGCGATGACCAATGACTTGGTCCAGGGAAAGCGAGATATTCTTGAAAATTTTGGAGAAGGCGATAGGAGAGATAAATTGTTTGGCGGAAAGGATAAGGAGCTGTGCCAGATGCAGTTTTCGAAAAGCTTGCAAACAGCCACTTCCCGGTGCCGGCTATCCCCTTGCCGATATTATGTTCGTTAAGGGTGCGCCGACCAAGCTTGAGGATTCAGAGGGCGTGGCCTTCTTTGGAAAGGTGGGAGAGGCTCTTTTTAAGGCCTTTGATAGGTTGAATATGGATATAACCGATGTTTACGGTACAAATGCCGTGAAATGTTTTTTACCCGATGTCCAAAGCGTGTCCATCGAACACGTTGAAGCATGCAAAGAATATTTGAAAACCGAGATAGAGATATTGGGACCCAAAGTTATCGTGGCCATGGGACCATTGGCCTTCACCTTTTTGAAATCGATTTCCTTAGAGGAACATAAAAATCCCTTCAGCCCTAGAAGAGTCGTTAGGTTGAGACCAGATATACAGGTTCTTATGACACACGAACCCGAGGGAGCCTTAAAGGATCCTCAGGCAAAGAGGGAATTTTGGCGAGATTTGGAGAGACTCAGGCAAATTTTGGGGAAGTAAGCCGAATCATCATTCCTCGATTTCGATGGCTCCCATGGGACATTCTTCCATGCAAGTCCCGCAACCTTCGCAAGCATCCTCATTGACAATGGTTACGATATCATCCGCCATTTCAAGAACCCCATTGGGACAGCTGTCGACACAGATACCGCAGCCGGTGCATTCTTCTTCATCTATTATGGGTCTGGCCATAATTTTCACTCCTTTTTCGTTCAAGGATATTTTTCTCTAACTTTATACAAGAATCGGGAGTTCTTGTAAAGGAGAATTTTAAAAAAAGAAGAAATTCTTCCCCCAAGGGTCATGGGAGATATTTTTAAAAAATCTTGACAATAATAGAAATCTTCACAATAATAGACTTAGATTTTATATTAAAAATGTACTTAAAATTAAGAATCAGGGGTGATTTAAATGGCAAAGCCCATAGGCATCGATCTCGGTACAACCAACTCTTGCATCGCCTATATGGAGGCAGGCGAATCCATAGTGATCCCCAATGCCGAGGGTGGCAGGGTAACTCCATCCGTCGTGGCTTTCTCGAAAACGGGGGAGATGCTGGTAGGGGAGATTGCTAAGAGACAGGCGATCACCAATCCCGATCGCACCGTTATCTCCATAAAACGGAGCATGGGCTCGGATTGGAAGAAGACCATCGACAACAAGACCTATACCCCTCAGCAAATTTCCGCCTTTGTCCTTCAAAAGCTGAAGAGGGATGCCGAGGCTCATCTGGGAGAAAAAATCACAAAAGCCGTTGTCACCGTTCCCGCCTACTTCCAGGATGCTCAACGTCAGGCCACTAAGGATGCGGGAACCATCGCTGGTCTGGATGTGTTGAGAATTATCAACGAGCCCACCGCGGCTGCTTTAGCGTATGGTCTGGAAAAGGGAGGCAAAGGACGCATTTTAGTCTTCGACCTCGGTGGGGGTACCTTTGACGTCTCCATCCTTGAGATCGAAGAGGGAGTCTTTCAGGTCAAGGCGACTAGCGGAGATAACCATCTGGGTGGAGATGATTGGGATCGGAGGATAATGGACTGGATGGCCGATGACTTCAAGTCCAAATATGGTGTGGACTTGAGGAAGGATAGGATGGCTCTCCAGCGCTTGAAGGAGGCAGCTGAGAAGGCGAAGTGTGAGCTCTCCTCAACTCTGGAGACGACCATACATCTTCCTTTCATCACCGCCACTTCGGAGGGTCCTCTACACCTGGAGATGAGCTTAACCCGCTCTCAGCTTGAGCACATGACCACCGATTTAGTCGAGAGATGCCGTGGTCCTGCCGTCCAGGCGATGAAAGATGCAGGACTTAAGGCGGGGGATTTCGATCACGTGATCCTCGTTGGCGGGGCTACACGGATGCCCATAATCCAAAGTCTGGTGAAAGATCTGACAGGGAAAGAAGCCCGAAAGGACATCAATCCCGATGAGGTCGTAGCCGTTGGTGCGGCGATCCAAGCGGGCATCATCATGGGTGAAGTCAAGGAGGAATTACTTCTCATCGACGTAACTCCGCTTTCCCTTGGAATTGAAACCAAGGGTGGTATAGCAACCAGACTCATCGAGCGCAATACCGCAATTCCCACGAAGAAGAGCGAGATCTTCACCACCGCTGAGGATGGTCAGACCAGCGTTGAGATTCACGTCGTTCAAGGGGAGCGCCCCATGGCTGCGGATAATGTGACCTTAGGTCGCTTCCATCTTTTGGGGATTCCTCCCGCACCAAGGGGAGTTCCTCAAATCGAGGTCGCCTTCGATATCGATGTAAATGGCATCGTCCACGTCTCCGCCAAGGACTTGGGCACTGGGAAAGAGCAGAAGATGACGGTCACCGGAAGCACCGCCTTGAGCAAGGAAGAGATCGATAAGATGATAAAGGATGCCGAGGCTCACGCTGAAGAGGATCGCAGGAAGAGAGAAGCCGCCGAGATTAAGAACAACGCCGATAACCTCGTTTACACCACTGAGAAGTCTCTGAGAGAGGTCGGCGATAAATTGCCAGCCGCCGATAGGGAGCGCATCGAAAGCGCCGTCTCTGAGGTGAAGGAGGCTCTCAAGACCGATGATATAGAAAGGATTAAGAAGGCTTCGGATGAGCTCATGCAGGCTTCCTATAAGATCGCTGAGGTACTTTACGCCCAGCAACAACAGCAAGCTCAAAGCGCAGGCAAAAAGGAGACCGGAGGCGATGAAGGCGTCGTCGATGCCGAAGTGGAAGAAGACGAAGAGAGGAAGAAGAAATAATTTCTCTAATTTAGGAGGGGCTTCAAAAGGAGGAGATGAAAATGGCCATTATAAGATGGGATCCATTTAGAGATTTTCTCGCCCTTCAGAATGAAATTGGAAGACTTTTCGAGAGGACCTTCGGTTTAGAAGAGAGACCTCGTTTGGGCAGGTGGGCTCCAGCCATCGATATGTATGAGATGGATGACAAGCTCGTGGTCAAGGCAGAGCTGCCTGGACTCAAAGCGGAAGATGTGGAAATACATGTAAACGAAGATTCTCTAACTATTAAAGGCGAGCGTAAATTCTCCGAGGAGGTAAAGGAGGAGAATTATTATAGAATTGAGAGGCGCTATGGAGCTTTTGAACGGGTGATTCCACTTCCCACGAGCGTCAAGACGGCGGACGTCAGCGCCACCTTCAAGGATGGTATCCTCGAAGTTACCTTACCCAAAATCGAGGTGGCAAGACCGAAAAAGGTTAAGGTCAAAGTTCAACCAAAGTAAGTTGAGTGGCAATGAATTGAAGTGGAAGCCCCTCCATTCTTTGTTTTGGAAGCATCTTGAGTCGGGAGGAGAGGTGAAGTAAGTGACAGAGAAAGAGAAGATCGAAGGAAAAGGGACAAGAAGAGAAACCCTTCCACAGGGCGAAGAAACCTGCGAGGAAGGAACCAAGAGAGTTTCAAGGAAAAAGACCAAAGTGGGTAAAGAAGATTTAGCAACGCTTGAGAAAAAGCTTAAGGCGAAGGAAGCAGAAGCTACCGATTATCTGCATACCTTGAAACGACTTAAAGCCGATTTTGAGAATTTTAAGAAGCGCATGGTGAAGGAGCAGACTCAGTTTTTGGAGATGGCGTCACAGAATATAATCATGCAGCTGCTACCAATCCTCGATAATTTGGAGAGAGCATTGGAAGCCTCTCGAGAAAATAAAAATCCCGATAATTTACTCAAGGGCGTGGAAATGGTCCACTCCCAACTCAAGGGCATTCTCGAGAAAGAGGGCTTAAAGATCATCGATCCCTTGGGAGAAAAATTCGACCCCTTGAGACACGAAGCCCTTATGCAAGTTGAAAGCGATGAACACAACGAGGATACGGTGGTTGAGGTTTTGCTCAAGGGCTATCTTTTGAAGGAGAAGCTTCTTCGACCTGCAGCGGTCAAAGTGTCCAAGAGGCCGCCGATCGACGATAGCCAATAGCTTCAAATTCAAAATTTAAAAATCAAAATGCAAAATGACAAAGTAAAATTCAATTTTTGATCTTTGCATTTTAAATTGGTGAAATGGTGTGGTGAGTTAAGTGTTCGGTAGAAGATATAAGGATTACTATAAAATCCTTGGAGTTAGCAAAGATGCCACTCAGGAGGAGATCAAGAGGAGCTATCGGGGACTTGCCCGTAAATACCACCCTGACGCCAATCCATCCAATAAAAAGGAAGCCGAGGAGAAATTCAAGGAAGTAAACGAAGCCTACGAGGTTTTAAGCGATCCAAAGAAGCGTCAGGAGTATGACCAGGGTGTTCGCTTCTTCGAAACGGGATTTTCTCCCTTCAGGGATTTTGGTTTCGAGAGACCCTTCGGTGACTTTGAGTTTTCGGACATATTCGACATATTCAGGGATTTTGGATTTAGACGAGAATACCCTCAAGCTGGAAGGGACCTATATTACAATGTCAATCTCTCCTTTGAGGATGCGCTTAGAGGGACAACCACAAGCATAGATCTCAACGAAGAAGTGAGTTGTCGTACATGTGGAGGAACTGGGGCGAAGCCCGGTACCTCACCCGTGGTCTGTCCAGTCTGCGGCGGCAAGGGAATGGTTGCCTACAATCAAGGTTTCTTTAGCCTCAGTCGAACCTGTCATAAATGCATGGGTCGGGGAACGATAATAGAAGCTCCCTGTCCCACTTGTCGGGGGGCGGGTACCGTAGAGCAAACCAAAAGGGTGGAGGTGAAAATACCCCCCGGTGTAGAGGATGGCTCCAAGATAAGGTTGAGAGAGAAGGGAGAGCCAGGAGTAAGAGGTGGACCTCCTGGAGATTTATATATCATCACCAACGTAGCTCCGCACTCGTTTTTTAAGAGGAAGGGTACTAATATTTTGCTCGATCTACCGATCACACTCACCGAAGCAGCCCTAGGAGCTAGCATCAAAGTACCCACCGTAAATGGTACGGTTTCCTTAAAGATTCCACCCGGCACCCAGGACGGGCAGATTTTCCGGTTGAAAGGGAGAGGAGCTCCTCGGCTCCATGGTTGGGGGCGTGGCGACATGTTAATAACCATTCACGTGGTCGTTCCCACCAAGCTAACTTCGGAGGAGAAAGAGCTTTTGGTCAGATTCGCCAATAAACGTAAGGAAAATCCCAGAGAACATCTGGAGAGGGCGATGACCAGGGGTTCTTGAGGTGGTGATCACTATGAAGAAGAAAAAAGAGGAGGATTTCAGGGATATCGATATTCCGGTATATATGATCAGCGTGGCTGCCAAGCTAGCGGGCGTGCATCCACAGACGCTAAGGATCTATGAGCGGAAAAAGCTAATTAGACCCAGCCGCACACCTGGGAGTACGCGACTGTACTCGGCCGAGGATATCCAGAGGCTCAAATACATTCAACG
The sequence above is drawn from the Actinomycetota bacterium genome and encodes:
- a CDS encoding uracil-DNA glycosylase yields the protein MTWSRESEIFLKILEKAIGEINCLAERIRSCARCSFRKACKQPLPGAGYPLADIMFVKGAPTKLEDSEGVAFFGKVGEALFKAFDRLNMDITDVYGTNAVKCFLPDVQSVSIEHVEACKEYLKTEIEILGPKVIVAMGPLAFTFLKSISLEEHKNPFSPRRVVRLRPDIQVLMTHEPEGALKDPQAKREFWRDLERLRQILGK
- a CDS encoding 4Fe-4S binding protein, with product MARPIIDEEECTGCGICVDSCPNGVLEMADDIVTIVNEDACEGCGTCMEECPMGAIEIEE
- the dnaK gene encoding molecular chaperone DnaK translates to MAKPIGIDLGTTNSCIAYMEAGESIVIPNAEGGRVTPSVVAFSKTGEMLVGEIAKRQAITNPDRTVISIKRSMGSDWKKTIDNKTYTPQQISAFVLQKLKRDAEAHLGEKITKAVVTVPAYFQDAQRQATKDAGTIAGLDVLRIINEPTAAALAYGLEKGGKGRILVFDLGGGTFDVSILEIEEGVFQVKATSGDNHLGGDDWDRRIMDWMADDFKSKYGVDLRKDRMALQRLKEAAEKAKCELSSTLETTIHLPFITATSEGPLHLEMSLTRSQLEHMTTDLVERCRGPAVQAMKDAGLKAGDFDHVILVGGATRMPIIQSLVKDLTGKEARKDINPDEVVAVGAAIQAGIIMGEVKEELLLIDVTPLSLGIETKGGIATRLIERNTAIPTKKSEIFTTAEDGQTSVEIHVVQGERPMAADNVTLGRFHLLGIPPAPRGVPQIEVAFDIDVNGIVHVSAKDLGTGKEQKMTVTGSTALSKEEIDKMIKDAEAHAEEDRRKREAAEIKNNADNLVYTTEKSLREVGDKLPAADRERIESAVSEVKEALKTDDIERIKKASDELMQASYKIAEVLYAQQQQQAQSAGKKETGGDEGVVDAEVEEDEERKKK
- a CDS encoding Hsp20/alpha crystallin family protein produces the protein MAIIRWDPFRDFLALQNEIGRLFERTFGLEERPRLGRWAPAIDMYEMDDKLVVKAELPGLKAEDVEIHVNEDSLTIKGERKFSEEVKEENYYRIERRYGAFERVIPLPTSVKTADVSATFKDGILEVTLPKIEVARPKKVKVKVQPK
- the grpE gene encoding nucleotide exchange factor GrpE, with the translated sequence MTEKEKIEGKGTRRETLPQGEETCEEGTKRVSRKKTKVGKEDLATLEKKLKAKEAEATDYLHTLKRLKADFENFKKRMVKEQTQFLEMASQNIIMQLLPILDNLERALEASRENKNPDNLLKGVEMVHSQLKGILEKEGLKIIDPLGEKFDPLRHEALMQVESDEHNEDTVVEVLLKGYLLKEKLLRPAAVKVSKRPPIDDSQ
- the dnaJ gene encoding molecular chaperone DnaJ translates to MFGRRYKDYYKILGVSKDATQEEIKRSYRGLARKYHPDANPSNKKEAEEKFKEVNEAYEVLSDPKKRQEYDQGVRFFETGFSPFRDFGFERPFGDFEFSDIFDIFRDFGFRREYPQAGRDLYYNVNLSFEDALRGTTTSIDLNEEVSCRTCGGTGAKPGTSPVVCPVCGGKGMVAYNQGFFSLSRTCHKCMGRGTIIEAPCPTCRGAGTVEQTKRVEVKIPPGVEDGSKIRLREKGEPGVRGGPPGDLYIITNVAPHSFFKRKGTNILLDLPITLTEAALGASIKVPTVNGTVSLKIPPGTQDGQIFRLKGRGAPRLHGWGRGDMLITIHVVVPTKLTSEEKELLVRFANKRKENPREHLERAMTRGS